DNA sequence from the Macrobrachium nipponense isolate FS-2020 chromosome 3, ASM1510439v2, whole genome shotgun sequence genome:
gaaagaaaactttaATTAGGTGCAAGTTATTTCACACAAGGAGGAGTCAAATACTCGCACACATGCTGATGAAACTGACAGAAAGAAAATCCGTGAGAAACTGTCATCTTCCATTGATCCTTTGAGTCAGATGAACATCAAGATGGCCTTGTCAAAATAGCTTCTGAGGTTGTTAAATATAGCCAAGTGAATGCTGATGAAGTAGTTGCCATCGGAAATGAACAGACGGTAGAATTCATGAACCGTGGCCGGCAGGGTTCCATAATCCGATTCGAACCAGAGTTAAAACACTGTCTGACTCTAAGAAGAGTGTTACTATTGGTCCATGATCTACATTTGACACTGCTCTGATGTAACTCCAGAGTAATGGGTATTTTGGTAACAAGAGATATTGATTTGAAGCATGTATTTGACCATGAACTTGCTCTAGTGCCAACATCAATGTTTGATAACAGTATCAAAGAGGAATCTACAGGTTGAGCAATCTTTTCGGTCAAACTACAAGGATCAACTAATTCAAGAAGAGCTAATCATTGATGGATGTGCAATACTGTGGGTAGTTCATTGACCATCAAAAGGGGCCATCCATGACTGCATGATAGCTTTGTTGACTAAATCATGCACAAGCTCAGTGAGAGTGATGTCTATTTAGTTTTTGACCAGTACAACAATTACAGTATTAAAGATGGAACATGGAGTGGATGTGCAGGCGTTACCAGACAGTACCAACTGAGGCTAGATATGCCCCTACCAAAACAGTGTTATCCTCAATGTTACATATAACACGAAGCAACTGATTGAACTTATTTGCCAGCAATTGCCATCAAGGATATCATCTTTACCATCATTTCATGAAGCTTACACACACAAGCTAGTCCTTACAGGAGGTAACCCAGTTCCAGTTCAGGTTGAACATTGAGCTTCCTTGTCAAGATATGACCTCAAAACTGCACATGAAGAGGCAGATGTTATCATTGtacaacagatgattcatcttgCAAGAGAAGGAGGGTGTTCAATCAAAGTTATTTGTGATGACACTGAAGTGATCCTCCTTCTTGCACACCATTACCATCATAACAACAGTAAGGTTCCTGTTGGGATGGAAGGGAAAAGTGCTAAGAGATCAGTCTGCAGCATTTCTGACACAGTGTCCAAACATCCAGACATAATTGAAGATTTGTTAGCAGCCCATGCACTCACTGGATGCGACACAACAGCTTACATGTGGGGCAATGGAAAGACTACAGCTATCAAGATCCTGAGAACCGgtttattctgaaaaaaattagGAGATGAACAAAGTGACTTTAGTCCTATTGCCACTGAAGCCCGCAAGTTTATTGTAGATGCTCTGGTAATGAGTCATGCAAATCTCAAAGGTGTGGTTGCATGAGCTATCTTGTACAATCATTTGTGCTTACAGTGCATGTGGGAACTGCTATAATATTTGGACAAGGCATGACATGAGTGAAGACGAAGACAGTGATGTCAATGAAGAGAATATAGAGGAAACTGAAGATTTGTATATCCTCCTGCATATTGCACAtattaaactttttcaaagcaAAAGATTATGTAGCATTTCAAAGCATATTTTGTATCATTAATTGAAGATAGTATAGTAATGACgtagttgaataataataattttttgtttttgttttcattcctttgtaTTTTGATTCCATGCTCAAATATCTggtaattatttttcatctttctggGTTTAAGTATTACTTGAATTTTGCCTGAAATGAATAGTCTTTTAGATATTTATCGCTAAAAGTTAACTAATAACATGTGGAAAATCTATTATTGGTCATTTTGAATCAATCATAATGATAAAATGAGATATTTCCTATTAAATATAAACATTCTGGCACATTTTATTCGTTTCTTTGTGAATCCTAATAGAATATACCTCTAGTAATGATAATTTATCAAAGTAATGATCATAAGACTAATATTTACATATTGTGGCATCAATATTGGCGCCCATCTTGAATATCTCAAAACCCTCAAGGGTGCCAGTATGGCATCATTCAGATCTGAAATCAACATCCTCTAAATAGGGGGAAATCAGTAAAAAAACATTGGGCAAACCTTGCAACAAGGTTCGGGCTTAGGCACCCAGACTATGAGGGAGTCTGAATAAATCCAGAAAAGGTCAAGGCTATTTTGAACATAGATAAACCTTCATATGTACATGAGTTAAGAAGACTGTTGGGTATGGTCAATTTTCTGGTGAGGTCCCTACCAAGGTTACAAGATGTAATTCAACCACTTACCCTCCTGCTGTCAACAAAGAATGCATGGTTTGGGATCAAGATCAAGAGAAGGTATTTCAGTCCTTGAAGAAAATTTTAACTTCGGCTCCAGTTTTGTGTTATTTTGATCCCAATAAATCTACTAAGGTTTCTGCAGATTCTAGGTCATATGGATTGGGAGGAGTGCTAAGGCAGAGGTCTGGTAAGACATGgaagcctgcagcactttgttcaAGATTGCTGTCTGAAGCAAAACAAATGTGGGTGCAAATTGAGGAGTGTCTTGCAGTCATGTGGGCATGTGAAAGGGTTCAGCAGTTTTTGATTGGAGTCTCTTTTACTTTGGAGACAGACATAAACCTTTGATACCACTATTCAATTCCAAGGAGTTACATTTGGCAGCAGTTTGATGCCAACGGATGCTAATGAAATTTGAGATTTTCATTGGTGGCAGAGTTTATGTCGGGGAAATTCATGACAGTAGCAGATGCCTTATCCTGGGCACTGGGTATGAATAAGGATCAAATGGAAGTTTCATTACAGGCAGAAGTAGATGGTTTTGTAGGTGACTTAGTAGGAAATTTGCCAGTCACCAATAGCAATTAGTTAGAGGATTAGCGAAGAGCAAGCTAAAGGCAAGGACTTAGGTTTAGTAATCAGTTTTGTATTGGAGGGTTGGCCGGAGATGACCAGTAATGATGCAGATTTGTGCAAATACTGGGCTGCCAGGAGTTATCTAAGCGTGGTGGAGGGAGGTTTGTTGTTGTATAATAATAGGATAGTCATTCCAAGTTCTctggataaaatattttttgcagAGGATTCACTCAGAGGGACATTTGTGTCTGAATAGATATAGGAAAAGAGCACAGGATTCAGTATGGTGGCCTAATCTTGGTGAGGATTTGAAATGGTGGATGGCTCATTTTGTTTACGAAATAGTTGGAGCAAAGGGCAGAACCTCTAAGGCCAACGGTGCTGCCAAAAAGGCCGTGGTTGAAATAGGAATGGATTTGTGTTCTTACGAAGGGAAAGAGTATTTAATAATAGTGGACTATAACAACAGATAGATTGACATAGTATATCTTAGTGAAACTACTTCTCATTTGTTACCGGGAAGCTGAAGAATATGTTTGCCAAGTTTGGTCTCCCAGAAGTGCTGGTATCGGACAATGGACAGCAGTTTGGGTCCACAGCTTTCCTGCAGTTTGCATTAAATTATGGTTTCCAACATTGTACTTCAAACCCTCATTTTCCCCAGGAAAATAGGTGTGCCGAGAGGGCAGTACAGACTGCCCAGAGAATTTTATCCCAAAATGATGTGTTTTTGGCATTGATGACATACAGGGCTTTTCCATTGGATAATACAGGATGTTCTCCAGCTCAATTATTGATGGGCAGGCAGATTAGGACAAGGCTGCCTGTGATCAAATCCAAGTTGGTTCCCCAATGGACGGATTTGCAGAAGGTGGCTGAAAATGATGCTAGAATGAAGGCTGCATCAGCCCATAGTTATGAAAAGCATCATAGATTCAGGGTATTCCCTCCTGTAGGGGCGGAAGCCCCCATTCTTATCAAATTTGATGGCGTAAACAAGTGGGAAAGACAGTCTACTCTGGTTGGGATTAGATCTAACTTGGTAAGAAACCAAAGGCACATAAAATCTTTACCTTTGGGTTTTGTTTCTGGCTCTGATAGGTTTAGTACTCTTGCTACACCTGGGGGTATGCCAGAGCAGGCACCCTGTCCTATGCCTGTTAAGGAGAGGGGTCCCTTAGTATGAAGGAAGGGACCaggcaggaggaggagaataatGGGGATCCCAAGTATGTTATTACTAGGTTGGGAACGCATAGTAAGTTACCTTCATGGCTTGATTTGCAAcgagtttattttgtatttgttttgctttatttttataatttttctgctTAAAGGGAGGGgacatatttattttgttttgaaggggGAAAGATGTGCAGATATATAAATAGACTTGTAGGAAGTCTGATACTTTTGTGGGTAAGTACGATAGTGGGAGATTTCCGCATGGGAATGAGGGGATATTTGGACGGAGGTGTTGGCTAATGGCTGAGGAATATGTCCATGGCAAACCTGAGTAACTGTATATGTTATGGGTGTTTATAGTTGCATCATCACTTTTCAACATTCCtacacacatgcataaatacTGGGGCAAGTAGGCTATGCGCAGGATTGCATGGTTAACCTATAATTGTGTTGGGTTATGCTATCACTAGTTAGTGGAGCCACCGTTCCCAGAGGAAGTGCCGGTTAGGCTATTGATGTGTTTGTAAGTTTGTAACCTTAGTTTAAGCAATTGACATCAGATTCGTAAGCTGTGCACTACCGTCCTGTACAGTCTGCGGCGATCTTGTAAATCTCCTGCCACCAGTAGTTCCACACAAGAAGATATACCAGACCCTGATCACCAAGCAATTGAGTTATCAGTACTTCTGCCTCACTGAAACGTGGAAGCTTCAAGTGATACTGGCAATTCTGAGGTTGCTTCAGGGTGAGTGGTACAAATACACTGCACATAGGAGACATCGTACTAGTAGAGGCGGAAGCATGGACAGTCGCCCCTGGGCATAATTGTTGCTATCTACCCTGACGATTGAGGGGTTGTATGATCTGTCAAAGTTCTCTTCAAAGGCAAAGAGTACATGAGAGCAGTTGAGCACTTAGTGCCAACAACGATGAAGAAGAGACAAATGAAGAAGGAATCAAGGACAAGAGCAACTCAGAGGGGATCGAACAGAACAGGCTAGAAGATAGTGTGGAAAGTGAAAGACTCAAGATGAATGAGACAGAGCCAGAAAGTGTTCAAGATAGTGTGAGTGAAGTGGTGGACAGTGAAAACGCGAGACCAAAGGGAAAAGCTGCAAGTGGGCAGAGACTGAAAATGTCAGAGCGTATAAAGAACATATTACAATATGTTGTGTTATTGTTTCAGAATGGGAGCTGAAAAGAGACCTGAAGGTTTTAGGGCTAGTTTATAAGTCTTGTGCCTCGTGTTCAACAAGGCACAATATTGGAACTGTGAACATGTATACTGATGTGTTTTTGTGATTTTCTGATGTATAATTGTGTAATTCATGATCTGCTCGGGATAAGACATTATCCCTCACATCTCCAAACCAAGCGTTATGTTGTCTATTTGAGGTGACATTATGCAATGCAGGTGTCTATATGAACATTGGCGATTTCACACACTATTTTTTGCACAGAAAATCTCTCGCTATTGCTATGATTGGATTGTCTCGCCTGTTGATGGAACTTGGTTTCCTAGTGAAATAACCTTTCCTCGTTCTGATGAATACTGCCATTTTCCGCTTTATTGCAATCCTGTGCCTTATATGATGCTCATAGTAGAgagtcattttttcatttatgattccAGAGGGGAACATTGCATATCTGATCCATAACATGCTAATTCTTTCATGATTTATGCTACTGTATATTTTATTGATGATGCCTTGGTTCATGATTTTGAGTGTTGTATGTTGATTGATGATACTGCTTTATTACATGATTAGAGTATTGCACTTTGGTTGGCGAAGTTGCGTATTTTCAATTGCTGTGTTATCCTATTGCACAATTTGGTCATTGCATATATCAGTTGCTGATA
Encoded proteins:
- the LOC135222524 gene encoding uncharacterized protein LOC135222524, coding for MVWDQDQEKVFQSLKKILTSAPVLCYFDPNKSTKVSADSRSYGLGGVLRQRSGKTWKPAALCSRLLSEAKQMWVQIEECLAVMWACERVQQFLIGVSFTLETDINL